From the Coffea eugenioides isolate CCC68of chromosome 1, Ceug_1.0, whole genome shotgun sequence genome, the window GTTATATCAAATGTAGATGCAGAGCCCCATGCAGATCCTGAGACAATCAAGAAAATATTGGCCCGGCAGGTAAGCTATCAGTCACCAGTCATATTCTCCCATAAGCTGGATATTTTGCAGATTGAGCTGGAAACAGGAAACGCTGATTTTATGTGTCAACTTGGAAGCACAGGTTACTTCCCCAGTTCAATGGGAGGCAACAGTTAAGACCCTTCTTACCAAAGGACTGAAAAAAAGTTATGAATTAGGACCCGGGAAGGTACTTCATATCTCCTTAACAAAATTTAATGATCATCGAATCCCGTAATTTtaaattgcttttttttttttgcgctTTCTCTCTGCTTTTTAGAATTTAAAGATTTTATTGAAACCCTGATGTGGAATTATCTAACAGGTCATAGCTGGCATTGTGAAGAGAATGGATAAAGGTGCTGACCTTGAAAATATCAGTGCCTGAATGCCTGGCTTGGATGACTGTGAACTAAAGAGAACAATCATCCTTTCTTCCCCATTTTTCTAGCATCTAGTAACAATCTATGTCGGTGAGGTGTGCTTAGCCTTGTTGAGTTGAGGATGGAGTATAATTGGCTTCAATTTTGATATCTGTTGTCTTCTGCTCTATTGGAACCGTTAAATTTTGGAAAGTGCAATGATGATTATTGTATTACTAATTGATTCTGTAGATCCCAAAGAAATCTGTTTTCTTCTGGCATTGTGTTCTCTCGTctgataaaatttttttaactgcTGCTCGACGGACTTGTTCCTGTAATAATTTCTGTGCAAAACAAACGAGAAACGTATTACGGGAAACTTCTGATGCATCATTGGATCAGTACAATCTGAATAATCATTCTGTTTCAAACACTTGATAAACGAATGACAAAGTGGACTAGATGAAATTTTAGTGTAATAAATTCAATCTTCAACTGTGGAACCAGCCGGAGGTGGCCGTCTGATTTGCCTAAGCTGATCGATCCACTGATCTTCGGGAATCCGGCAAGCCCAATCCGGAGACAGTCCGGCGAACGAAACGCCGCGCATGGCCTCCATCACTCTGACGGCATTCTCAGGCGTCAAGGGCGCGGTCCGACGGTTCTCGTCCTCCCTGAAAGCTCTCTGTATTGCCACATCAGACGCCTCTCTCATTCTTAATTCCTCATCTTCTTCCACTTCCTTCTGCTCACGTTCGCCTTCATCGTCGCTGCTTAGATCGAGAGATGAAACTCCGTTTTCCATACAATGCACGTAACCGTTAGGTAAGCGATGATCGCTCCCACTGTCGTCGTCGGAGTTGGAGTTTTGCTGATCGAAGAGGTCCAATTCTTCTTCATCCTCACCGGCTTCAGCGGAGATAGGTTGGTAGTACTCAGGCAGCTCATCCGTATTGGTTTCGGAGTCGCTTCCGACGCCGGCGTTGTCTGTGAATTTTCCAATTAATAGGAACAAATGGTTGGGGGCCTTGGGGCATTAGAAATCTTaggaaaaaaatgtaaaattctaaaaaaaaagagagagaaaaaggacgAGTTCATgttccgacaaccattgagaaGAATAAAAATGGAGATGGTGAGTTTGAAGTTACCTTCCAGGAAGTCGTGCGGAGAGGAGGTCACAGCGTTCATTTTGCTCTTCAGTCTGCCGTCGATATTGAGGCGAATGAACAAAATAATGTCGGAGAGAGTTTCAATCATCAATGGGGTTGGGGCAAAACTCAAAAGAAAGGGCAGCAGAGCGGCCCTGGACCCGGATCCACTGGTACTATACAAAAAGCCCAAATGGAAAAGCAAATGCACCAGCCGGGAATCGAACCCGGGTCTGTACCGTGGCAGGGTACTATTCTACCACTAGACCACTGGTGCTTCTTGAAAACATTTAGCAaataattcaattcaatattAGGATTGTCGAATGGAAGCATCGTGGCAAGATGAGTAACCGGGGGACGCTAGCTAGTATGAGTATGACATGACTATGAATTGTGTCCTCAGCCATGGAGGGTAGTGGGAAAACAGGGAATCTGGGGAGGCTGCAGCTGGAAGCGGTGGGAAATGGCGGCTACCGCAGTGTCTCAGTATTACCTATCCTTCCATTCAATTCCGGAGGACGGTGGTACGTGGAGGAGGAGGACTGGTAGCTCAGTTTGTTGCACGCCGCCCGTGGCACCCATTCCCAGTTCCAGCCCCCCACCTGTTGTTGGGTAAATTCCTTTTTTGTTTCCATTCCTTAAACGCAAACTAATTTGACATTGCGTTTTTTTTTCTAGTGGTAAAACTGGTGTTGTACAATTTTGGTATGTTGGTCTTGTTTCAGACCGGAGCTATCGTTGTCTTTTAGAGCCCATGTTATTCCACACCCCAAGAAGGTACCTCTAGTTATGTTACGTACTACTAGTTAATTCTTAGTTCTTGTCATTATTCACTTTGCGGGAGACTCCGTTTTTGAGTAGTTAGTTCTAGACTTCCAGTATACTTTTAGTTATGGACCCATTTTGTTCAGTTTGCACTACATATAATAACCGCATGCTGCTCAATTTTCGGAAGGTCGAGAAAGGTGGGGAAGATGCCTTCTTTATCAGCAGCTATAATGGGGGTGTCGTTGCTGTCGCTGATGGCGTCTCTGGGTAACCGTTACTTCTTCATTTACTCCTCGCTTTTCCTTCTAGTGCATCCATCTTAAGACTATAAATTTTCTTACTCTGAATCTGATGATTTTGAGGCTGCAATcttgttattgtttctttttctttttacccCTCAGGCTGGCAACTTTTCTGAGTTATGTGAATGTGAGAAGAAAGGCAAAAATTCCTGTTGTCTACTAAATTTCTGAAATCACATGATTTTTTCTCGTGAATCTAATAAGATCTCTAGGAGGTACGGGAATTCTCTAAAAAATTTTCCTACTTGGCAGCTGGGCCGAACAAAATGTGAATCCGGCGTTATTCTCTCGAGAATTGATGTCGAAGGCTTCATCTTTAGTTGAGGATGAAGAGGTTAGCAATTCTCATTTACACTCTGTATAAGCTATTGTTTAAAAAGGACTTCATGCCACGTGCTTGTCCTTGAATGCTTACATGTCTTCACTGCAGTTGTAGAGTGACTAAAGGATCTTGGAGGCTTCTGTAAATATTAGATCCAGATCCTTGGCATAAGAGCCCATATCTTTTGCGTCCTGCCTGAACTCTTTATATTGAAATCTTAACTTACATCTCTAACCAATTTGCTATCAACATTAAAAGATAAGAGTGTTTAAGATCATTCTTATTGTGGTAAAAGTAAGAAATACTTGATTGATTATCTCATGATTGTCTGTCAATGCATGCTTAGTCACTTTTTAAGTCTTTCGTGCTTTGACAGGTTAGTTATAACCCCCGAACTCTTATTCAGAAAGCACATGCTGCTACTTCTTCAGTTGGCTCTGCTACTGTGTATGTTCATTAAAATGTCCTTCCAAGTCACATCTCCAAGAACTGATGCTCGAATTGTTCATGTCGTTAACCATTTGTCAAACAATAATCTCTGTGTGACTTATTAGAATCATTGCAATGTTGGAGAAAAATGGGACACTGAAGATTGCCAGTGTTGGGGATTGTGGACTGAGGGTCATTCGAAAAGGTACTCTTTCAAGTTTTGTGTTCCTtctgatttccaaagttactagGCTATCATTGTACATCTACTTTTCTTCCACTTTCATTCATGTGATTGTGTGGTTGCTGCCGGCAATAGGTCAAGTAGTCTTTTCCACTTCCCCTCAAGAACACTATTTTGATTGTCCCTACCAATTGAGCTCAGAGGCAGTTGGTCAAACATACCTTGATGCCACGGTATGAAGATCTATGCATCTAGAAATTTTCTGAACAATGATactatcttgtttcttgaatttGTTGGTGTAAATTTCTGTAaaacaatattaattataaattCGCAAgataaaagaatatttttatgcGATCAAGCTCAGTGCCTACTTAAATGTTGGCAGGAAGTAATCTAACACATCTGTGTGTTCTCTCTGGTAAAAGTTTTGAAGCATGAATAGGGCTAGCTATAAGGTCTTGCTTCTATGCATGCAGTTACTTGAAGAAAAGGATCCTCGCGTTTTGGAGGAGCATCTTTCGTTTGTGAAGCATAACCTAGTTGTAACCTTTAAAGTGCATGATTCGCTTAATGCTGCATCAGATTAGTGCACCACCTTTCTTGTACTCGTTATTCTGAGCTCTTTGTTGGCTAAAATACAGGTCAGCAGTGTGGAATTAGTGAAGGGAGACACACTTGTGATAGGCTCAGATGGGCTTTTTGATAATGtatttgaccatgaaattgtCTCAGCCGTGGGTACTACGAGTGATGATGTTACCAACACTGGTAAGCTTCTTTTAGCACAGTATGATTGTTTTGACATAATACTTCTCTCAATAacattttgattgattttggtACCAATGCTAGCAAAGGTATTGGCTAATCTTGCTCACACGCATTCATTGGATTTGAGCTATGAATCACCTTATTCCCTGGAGGCTAGAGCGAGGGTAATTGGATTCAGAACTTTCCCAGTTCATCCTTGTTCCAGCATTGCTCTATTGACAGTCTCATGACACTGATCTTAAATTATGATCTCGACTAGCAGGGGTTTGATGTTCCTTGGTGGAAGAAAATTCTTGGGATGAAGTTAACAGGCATGACATGAGAAACTTTTCCGTGCCTTGTGTCATAACGACAAGGTTAACTCTCTCTTCTTATTTTTCACAGGGGGGAAGCTTGATGACATTACTGTTATCGTTGGACATGCGGAGAGCTCGTGAATCATCAGACCATACATACCGTTAGACATATCATAGGACGTTCTGCTGCCCGGTTGTCTCGCGGATCATCTCGTTACCCGTGTTTCTGTCCTTGAATGGTGTTAAAATAAGGAGGAAAATGGCCTATTCGTTCGTCGTGGCATTATACGCGCCACGTTATATGGACTATCTTATCTTCTTCGAAACACCTGTAAATTGCAATATCTGTTGAACAGTGTAATTAGcagcaccttttttttttttttttttttttttttttttttgttgttgaaaCAACTTCACCAAGCATTCTGAAGAATTTTACCTTCTGGTCTTCATGAGGGGtggaaaaaaaattcttcaCATGGCAAAAATATTCCTGATTATATCTATCATCTTGAATTTATCAAGTCATCATGAATAACTAATTTTTGTGTCAAAGTGCATAGCATTATTACCGTTGCCCTTGAAAATTTGGAGGGCATTAATTGTGAGGTCTCAAACTAGGTACTTTTAACATTCACATTTTTCCACACCGTTAAAGTACAGGGCAGCAAACTGGATAACTGTAACTCAGCATCAACCCTTTGTCTTTTTTTGCCATTTCATTCGTGCACCTAGTCCTCTAACCATCTTTAGACGTTAAAATTGCGGCCTCTCTAAACCAGAGGGAGATTTGTGACTCTAATTTAGCCTGAGAAAAAGGTTTAAATGGAACTGTGTTCAACCTGAAAACCTAAAAAGAGCAGGTCACCCATCTGAAGCAATAAAACAAATAACTCCCTCGCCAAAATCGGAACACAGGATGCAGGTATTGCTGAGTCCATAGAATATTTAATTCGGCAGACTAATTTCCGTTGCTGCATCATCTTATGATCTCGAAGATGCTACTACAAAGGGTACATTATTGCATCATCGTGCTTCAGGAAAACAATTAACAAAATTATGGGGCCTCTTCCTCCAAACTATGCCATCTTATTGAAGCTAACAACAATTTACTACAAGCAGATGACTTCCGGCTCTAGCGACTTGACTGCCCACTAACATCTGTTACACATCTGTATCAAGTATAAATACCGCCTGAAAGTTGATGCTGTTCAATCATTTTTGTCATCTATATATCTCTTTCAATCAAACATGGAGGGATTCCTTAGTGAAGGAGGAAAAGCAGGGTGCCTTAAACCTCATTGAACATTGCCATTATGTTCACCATCATTAACGTCCTCGAAGAAGTCTTTCGCAGATTCATACGTAGACCAGCAAATTGCAGCCGCAGGAGCATGGAAGAGCATCCTTGGTAGCCAACCTCTCATGAGACCACGATATCCATCTTTTTCTGCTATAGTCCGCAGAACATCTCTAATTGAACCAGTTACAAATCTGTCACATCCACAGACTCCCTGGAAGACCCCAATTAATGCATGTGATATTTCAAAATAAGAAAAACTCATTTAAATGGGATGTGTACAAGACTGCTGTCACCAAATATTATCTGCACAAAATAAGATAGACCGAACTAAGAATACACCATTCCCTGAAGATCTAAAGACTATTTGATgaaaataaagtgaaattttcacCATATTGAGCCAGTTTTTGTAATTCCAAATTCCACGATGAAACTAGCAATCAAAGCGTACAAAGATAATAGAAAAGAGCAATCATCTTCAGACAAGCTTGTTGCAGAACCAGAGCTCGGAATACTACTATCTATGCGTTTGTCCACTAATTTACACTAAATTTAGTCAAATGTGGAAAAATGTCAGAAAGCAACCACCATTAACATCAATAGCTGCACTGTATCCCATCCATCATGGCTTCAAGTATAAGCTAAAACtttatttcatcatttttcaccttgaaaaTCCATTGAGACGCTAAACCTGCAGTCTGATATATAAAGAGAAAAGGGAGGCAGCACGTATTGTCTAGAACAGAGGAGAATGCTAACTaacaaacccccccccccccctctttcACTTGGGCCGTGGCCAATTTCAACTACCAGACAAAACAGGCCGCCCCCCCCATATCTCCTCAATTTTCTAGCCATTTCACTCCTCATTCATCAAAATAAATTGAAGGTGATTATTTACCCTACCATGGAAATTATTTTCATCTCAATCTTCATCTCTCCCATTGCCAAGATTAGAATATCATAGACAAGGTTTGTCCACCAAGTATCATTTGTAGAGACCAAAAGTGGTTATTTTGCTGAACTTGGCAAAAGTAAATCAAGCCTTCAGTAAATAAATGACTGGCATGCTTCAGCTTAATGTGAAAAACATCATGCTTCTAGTAAACAATACAACACAGACTTTCAAAGAAATATTGACAGAGATCTTAGCTAACAAACATGACAATGTGGTTGATGACATAGATATCCACAACTTGAAGGTCTGATGCAAAAATGGACAAGTAGAGCTATCAATGTACAGAAATACTACGTTAGTAACCAGCTATTTCTTTATAGTGAAAAGAGTAACAAACTGAACGTGGCAAGCCTATTTTAGGTGCTAGCATATAGTATAAAAACCACGCTCTGCAGCTTAACTGAGCATTGCACAGAGCCAAAAAGAAGTTTTAAATTATGCCTATACCTCCTAAAATCCAAAAAACAATAGATAATTGAACTTGGAGAATGATTTGAATACTGCTCAAATTATGTAACCAACAAATCAAGCATAAAGCTATTAAACAAGTAAAATAGAGGTCAACAACATAAACTCGACATTTCCACAATCAGGCAAATAATGAGCTTACTTGTTCTCGTCATAATTAAAACCAATTTGGTTTATTGGAAAAACATAGAGGATCTATACAATCTCAAAGTCAACAAATCATTATAATCTTGTGCTTcatccaagaaacaaaattgaaaagCAATACATCTCAACTCTGAAATTGAAAAGCTATACATCTCATTTATGATCATTTATTATCCCCCTATTAATGCATGCTTATCATAATTGAAGACTTCCTAATCTTTGAAAACTAGGCCAATCTCATATGAAGCTATTTGGCTTCACATCTAATACTAATAAAAACTATTTGCAGTCATGAAACTAAATCAAGGAGCTGCTTCACAGTGTATAGGGATTTACAAATTTGACCTGTGGCTAAGTTTCTATATGCCATGATTATCTTTAGACCAGTACCATGTCCTCATGTTTTGCGCAAGAAATTAGGGCAACAAAAGAATTTTAATCAGCAGGCAGAGTTTGCAGCTGTATATAAATCCAAAGAGCATGCACTCTCCAAATGACCAAGAAACGTGAGCATGATCAAGAGGCATTCAATTCTACTCACTTACCTCAGCAACTATACACATAAATCTTTGACCAAGAACAAATTGCAGCCCTGGCAAGCATCACAATTTCAATTGTAAAATGCAAATATATTCAAAGAAATGATCATACTTCAGCATAATTCAGTTCATATTTATATCTATCGACATTCTTAACAAATCACCAAAAGGTTTCCATTATATTCTTGTAATGCGTCGCAGAACCTATTCAGAACAACAAATATTATGAGATTGCAGCAAAATTCGCTTCATGTTTTGTATCTTAACACAATCTAAGGAATCACCACAAGGCTTCCACACAAATCACAACATCTGCACAAAGCATTGGCACATCTAAGTATGGGggaataataattaaaaatattacTCTGGTTTAATACCTGACACTGTAGCTGAGTTTTCACAACATCAAGGGGGGTTGTGAGTGCCGCAGCCGACGCCCCAGCTGCCGCCCCAGCCGTAGCATGGACCACCCATCTCTCATCGCTGACACTGTCGGGTGAGACCTCCATTAAAGCCCTTTTGGCGGCCTCATAGATGGCAAAATGCACAGCGGTATAGGGCGCATTCATAACCACAGTAGTCTTATAAGAGGCATAAAACGCCCCAATACCCTCCTCCCTCAAAACCCTCTTGACACAATCCAATAATCCTCCATACGGACTACTATTCAGCTGCAGCCTCTGTTTAACCATGTCCATCGGCGTAAACACGGCATCGCTAGCCACGGTGGCAAAAACCCCCGAGGCAGCGTGTGCTAGaggattattttcttttccgcCAGACAAAGCTTTCTTACAAGTTTCATAAACGGAAAAATAAACCGCGTGGGCGGGGCCGGCACCGATGCCCATAGCGGCAATCCCACGGTAAAGTCCGGCTGGACCTTCAGATTTGAGAATTGACCGAACAGCCTGGCTAATGCTGGCGGATTTCATGGGGCAAGAGCCCATAGCTTGCATTTGGGTCTTAATAGTGTCTACGGGGAACATGGCCATGTGTTCTACCATGCCGGCGACGGAGCCGGAAACCATGAATTGCCAGAAGTGAAGGCCATCGTGGGGTGGCTTGGCCATGGTAACTTGTGGGTGGTAAGTTGAGGATTGATGGATGGGCAAAACGTCGGAGTTTTGGAATTGGGCAGAGGCAGCAGCATCAGCAGTAGCAGTCGTGGTGGTGGCCATGAATAATATATGGAGCTAGAGATTGTAACGGCCGAGTGATAGGTACAAACAGGGACACGGATATTGGTAGCAACCTGGGTCGGGTTCAAAAAAATCCGATGGGAAATGGCTGCCATACACCCGTAACAAAAACGGAAAGCATTAGCTCCTTCGATTTGAAGAAAGAGAGATGAGAGTGGCGGCCGGTGACGTGGAAAATATTGGAAATACAACTGTACAAATGTATAGGACCGAGAGGTGACCCCCGGCCGGGGCGGCGGCGGAGAAGGCTCCAAGGGATGGACTCTGAGCGGCGCGTGGAGGTGGTGGATTTTGTTGTTAGTTTTGGACAAGAGGAAGGAAAGGGGAagaggaggggggggggggggggggttttcTGTGTCTGGCTTA encodes:
- the LOC113776392 gene encoding mitoferrin-like isoform X2; the encoded protein is MATTTTATADAAASAQFQNSDVLPIHQSSTYHPQVTMAKPPHDGLHFWQFMVSGSVAGMVEHMAMFPVDTIKTQMQAMGSCPMKSASISQAVRSILKSEGPAGLYRGIAAMGIGAGPAHAVYFSVYETCKKALSGGKENNPLAHAASGVFATVASDAVFTPMDMVKQRLQLNSSPYGGLLDCVKRVLREEGIGAFYASYKTTVVMNAPYTAVHFAIYEAAKRALMEVSPDSVSDERWVVHATAGAAAGASAAALTTPLDVVKTQLQCQIIFGDSSLVHIPFK
- the LOC113779726 gene encoding uncharacterized protein LOC113779726, producing MIETLSDIILFIRLNIDGRLKSKMNAVTSSPHDFLEDNAGVGSDSETNTDELPEYYQPISAEAGEDEEELDLFDQQNSNSDDDSGSDHRLPNGYVHCMENGVSSLDLSSDDEGEREQKEVEEDEELRMREASDVAIQRAFREDENRRTAPLTPENAVRVMEAMRGVSFAGLSPDWACRIPEDQWIDQLRQIRRPPPAGSTVED
- the LOC113776392 gene encoding mitoferrin-like isoform X1 — translated: MATTTTATADAAASAQFQNSDVLPIHQSSTYHPQVTMAKPPHDGLHFWQFMVSGSVAGMVEHMAMFPVDTIKTQMQAMGSCPMKSASISQAVRSILKSEGPAGLYRGIAAMGIGAGPAHAVYFSVYETCKKALSGGKENNPLAHAASGVFATVASDAVFTPMDMVKQRLQLNSSPYGGLLDCVKRVLREEGIGAFYASYKTTVVMNAPYTAVHFAIYEAAKRALMEVSPDSVSDERWVVHATAGAAAGASAAALTTPLDVVKTQLQCQGVCGCDRFVTGSIRDVLRTIAEKDGYRGLMRGWLPRMLFHAPAAAICWSTYESAKDFFEDVNDGEHNGNVQ
- the LOC113751198 gene encoding probable protein phosphatase 2C 26; amino-acid sequence: MAATAVSQYYLSFHSIPEDGGTWRRRTGSSVCCTPPVAPIPSSSPPPVVGPELSLSFRAHVIPHPKKVEKGGEDAFFISSYNGGVVAVADGVSGWAEQNVNPALFSRELMSKASSLVEDEEVSYNPRTLIQKAHAATSSVGSATVIIAMLEKNGTLKIASVGDCGLRVIRKGQVVFSTSPQEHYFDCPYQLSSEAVGQTYLDATVSSVELVKGDTLVIGSDGLFDNVFDHEIVSAVGTTSDDVTNTAKVLANLAHTHSLDLSYESPYSLEARARGFDVPWWKKILGMKLTGGKLDDITVIVGHAESS